The sequence CCAAGCGCCGGCCCGACCGGAGGTGCAGGATTTGCGGCACCACCGGGAATCTGCAGTTTGATTTGACCAACAATTTTCTTAGCCAATTTAATACTCCTGTTATCAACTTATTGGGGTAACATGCATGAAGTCAACTTCAACCGGAGTTGATCTGCCAAACACGCTCACCATAACTTTGATTTTGCCTTTTTCCGGATGTATTTCATCCACTACCCCGTCAAAATCCTTGAAAGGTCCTTCCTTGATCTTCACAGCATCACCTATCTCAAAAGGCACTTCGGAAATCTGCTGACGAGAGATTTTCTCGGTCTGCCCAAGGATCCTGCGAACCTCTTCATCACGAAGCGGCTGAGGCTTATTTCCACCAATAAATCCGGTCACACCAGCAGTGCTGGTCACCGCATGCATCGTCTCTTTTGAAAGCTCCATTTCCACCAGGACGTAGCTGGGAAAAAACTTTCGAGTAGTTTTTAACTTTTTTCCGTTTTTTACCTGCACGACATCCTGAGTTGGCATCAGTACCTGCTTGATCTGATCCCCCATCTCACCGGACTGAATCAGTTCACTGAGGTATTGATGAACCTTGGTTTCCTGCCCGGAATATGTGTGGACTACATACCATCTTGCCGCCATCGGAAGCCCTCTGTTACATACCTGATTTAAGGAACAGCCCGACAACAAACAACAAGAGCTTGTCACAGGCATAAACAAAAAGCGATACCACTATACTCAGCACTACTACGAGCATGGTAGCACCAGTAACCTCGTTCCTGTTGGGCCAGCTTACTTTGGCCAACTCTGAACGAACATCTTTCAGATACTGAATAAACTTCTGCATGATTTACACCATTTACAGGCCTGGAGGGACTCGAACCCCCAACCAACGGTTTTGGAGACCGCTACTCTACCAATTGAGCTACAGACCTAACTATTGGTTAAAATCCGCCCGACATCCCTTCAGGCAGCGTAGAGCTACTTGGACTCCTTATGAACAGTTCTCTTCCGTTCAAATGGACAATACTTTTTAAATTCCACTCTTCCGGAATGTTTCTTTTTGTTCTTTGTAGTCTCGTAGTTACGCTGCTTGCATGATGTACATTCAAGCGTTATCTTGTCTCTTGGCATACAATAATCGCTTTATTCGTCGTTAACGGATTATTCAATAATTTCAGTGACAACACCTGCGCCAACTGTGCGTCCGCCTTCGCGAATCGCAAAACGCAGCTCTTTTTCCATAGCTATAGGAGCAATAAGCTCAACTTCAAGCTGTGCATTGTCACCGGGCATGATCATCTCGACTCCCTCGCCCAGCTTGATGCTACCTGTAACGTCAGTGGTTCTGAAATAGAACTGCGGACGATAGCCAGGAAAGAAAGGAGTGTGACGGCCACCTTCTTCTTTTGACAGAACAACAACCTCTGCCTTGAATTTCTTATGAGGTGTAATTGAGCCTGGTTTTGCCAGAACCATTCCACGCTCGATATCGTTTTTGTCTACACCACGGAGCAGAGTTCCGATATTGTCACCAGCCTGAGCCTGATCAAGCAACTTGCGGAACATCTCCACACCGGTAACAACAGACTTGCGTGTAGGCTTAAGACCCACAATCTCGACCTCATCACCAACCTTGACAGTTCCACGCTCCACACGACCCGTAGCAACTGTACCACGACCGGTGATAGAAAAAACGTCTTCAACCGACATGAGGAAAGGTTTGTCAACTTCACGCTGAGGAGTCGGAATGAAACTGTCGATAGCATCCATAAGATCAAGAATTGACTTTGACTTCTCCGGGTCTTCAGGATTGGTCAGAGCGGCAATTGCACTTCCTCTGATTATGGGAGTGTCATCACCAGGGAATTCGTATTTTGAAAGGAGTTCACGGATTTCCAGTTCAACAAGTTCCAGAAGTTCCGGATCATCGACAACATCAACTTTATTTAGGAAGACCACAATTCTGGGCACACCGACCTGACGGGCCAGAAGGATGTGTTCACGTGTCTGAGGCATGGGACCATCAGCAGCACTGACAACCAGAATCGCACCATCCATCTGCGCTGCACCGGTAATCATGTTTTTGACATAGTCAGCATGTCCAGGGCAGTCAACATGGGCATAGTGACGATTTTCGGTTGAATACTCGACATGTGAAGTTGCAATGGTCAATATTTTGGTCTCATCGCGACGCCCCTGAGATTCGGACGCTTTCGCAACTTCATCGTAGGAAATGGCTTTGGCCAGACCTCTGGCTGCCATAACACGGG is a genomic window of Fibrobacter sp. containing:
- the nusG gene encoding transcription termination/antitermination factor NusG; amino-acid sequence: MAARWYVVHTYSGQETKVHQYLSELIQSGEMGDQIKQVLMPTQDVVQVKNGKKLKTTRKFFPSYVLVEMELSKETMHAVTSTAGVTGFIGGNKPQPLRDEEVRRILGQTEKISRQQISEVPFEIGDAVKIKEGPFKDFDGVVDEIHPEKGKIKVMVSVFGRSTPVEVDFMHVTPIS
- the rpmG gene encoding 50S ribosomal protein L33, translating into MPRDKITLECTSCKQRNYETTKNKKKHSGRVEFKKYCPFERKRTVHKESK
- the secE gene encoding preprotein translocase subunit SecE, which produces MQKFIQYLKDVRSELAKVSWPNRNEVTGATMLVVVLSIVVSLFVYACDKLLLFVVGLFLKSGM
- the tuf gene encoding elongation factor Tu, whose amino-acid sequence is MSKEKFDRSKPHVNVGTIGHVDHGKTTLTAAITRVMAARGLAKAISYDEVAKASESQGRRDETKILTIATSHVEYSTENRHYAHVDCPGHADYVKNMITGAAQMDGAILVVSAADGPMPQTREHILLARQVGVPRIVVFLNKVDVVDDPELLELVELEIRELLSKYEFPGDDTPIIRGSAIAALTNPEDPEKSKSILDLMDAIDSFIPTPQREVDKPFLMSVEDVFSITGRGTVATGRVERGTVKVGDEVEIVGLKPTRKSVVTGVEMFRKLLDQAQAGDNIGTLLRGVDKNDIERGMVLAKPGSITPHKKFKAEVVVLSKEEGGRHTPFFPGYRPQFYFRTTDVTGSIKLGEGVEMIMPGDNAQLEVELIAPIAMEKELRFAIREGGRTVGAGVVTEIIE